A section of the Archocentrus centrarchus isolate MPI-CPG fArcCen1 chromosome 20, fArcCen1, whole genome shotgun sequence genome encodes:
- the LOC115799265 gene encoding leukocyte elastase inhibitor-like — protein sequence MASSVPLSKACTTFCLAMQNKLSEEDNTANIFFSPISISSALAMVMLGAQGNTATQMSEVLGFSEVGEPKPKETQQEMQSSMVTPIQTPMQTRTQMQTQTQQQTRLPSYLRKCLKPEAGEDDVHAAFAKLLTELNKADAPYSLSLANRLYGEQSYEFVKEFLNNTKKYYKAELESVDFKGNPEKARVHINSWVEKQTKEKIKNLLDQDAVNGLTKMVLVSAIYFKGKWNKQFEKERTVDVQFRLNKKVTKPVKMMHQTSKFAFASIPEASCKILEMPYKGNDLSMLIFLPDDIEDDTTGLQKLQKLLTYQNFVDWTHPDKMRQTEVEVQLPRFKMEEKYDLKKLLTSMGMEDAFDSSKSNFSGMSPANDLFVSKVVHKAFVDVNEEGTEAAAATGIAIGVTSITIPVEFIADHPFLFFIRHNTTKNILFVGRFCSPK from the exons ATGGCATCATCAGTCCCTTTATCCAAGGCTTGCACCACCTTCTGTCTGGCTATGCAGAATAAGCTGAGTGAGGaggacaacactgcaaatatcTTCTTCTCCCCGATCAGCATCTCTTCAGCCCTGGCTATGGTGATGCTGGGGGCACAGGGCAACACGGCCACACAGATGTCAGAG GTCCTCGGCTTCTCTGAGGTAGGAGAACCAAAGCCAAAAGAAACACAGCAAGAGATGCAGTCATCGATGGTGACGCCGATCCAGACGCCGATGCAGACGCGGACGCAAATGCAGACGCAGACACAGCAGCAAACCAGACTGCCAAGCTATCTGCGCAAG TGTCTGAAGCCTGAGGCTGGTGAGGATGATGTTCACGCCGCGTTTGCCAAACTACTAACTGAGCTGAATAAGGCTGATGCTCCGTATTCCCTCAGTCTTGCCAACAGACTTTACGGGGAACAGTCCTATGAGTTTGTCAAG GAATTTTTAAATAACACCAAAAAGTACTACAAGGCTGAGCTCGAGTCTGTGGACTTTAAAGGCAATCCAGAGAAGGCCAGGGTCCACATTAACAGCTGGGTGGAGAAGCAGACAAAAG AGAAGATCAAGAACTTGCTCGATCAGGACGCAGTGAATGGCCTGACGAAGATGGTTCTCGTGAGCGCCATTTACTTCAAAGGCAAATGGAACAAGCAGTTTGAGAAGGAGAGGACTGTTGATGTGCAGTTTCGATTGAACAAG AAAGTCACTAAGCCAGTGAAGATGATGCACCAGACAAGTAAATTTGCGTTTGCGTCCATTCCTGAGGCCAGCTGCAAG ATTCTAGAGATGCCCTATAAAGGAAACGACCTCAGCATGCTCATATTCCTGCCTGATGACATCGAGGACGATACAACAGGCCTGCAAAAA CTGCAGAAGCTGCTGACCTATCAGAACTTCGTGGACTGGACGCATCCAGATAAGATGAGGCAAACTGAAGTTGAAGTGCAGCTCCCTCGATTCAAGATGGAGGAGAAATACGACTTGAAAAAGCTCCTGACAAGCATGGGAATGGAGGACGCAtttgatagcagcaagagtAACTTCTCTG GAATGTCTCCAGCAAATGATCTGTTTGTGTCCAAAGTTGTCCACAAGGCTTTTGTGGATGTAAATGAAGAAGGaactgaggctgctgctgccactggGATTGCCATAGGGGTAACCTCTATAACGATTCCTGTTGAGTTCATTGCTGACCACCCCTTCCTTTTCTTCATCAGGCATAACACCACTAAGAATATTCTCTTTGTGGGACGGTTCTGTTCCCCCAAGTAA